A window from Bacteroidia bacterium encodes these proteins:
- a CDS encoding PKD domain-containing protein, which translates to MKNKITLSVTASLLIGSALMAQQNNWVQKMHDPSVNFYETQKAFSNWNMQESEKTANKSASKSKMLKEQNDGEGAEGENERPGYEVYKTWEYFMAPRVYPSGDITLPSTNMERFKEYLSHRSAKKTPAAFASSWTFLGPTQEPANGGVGRVNVVRFDPTNTSIIYIGAPVGGLWKSTDAGSTWTEVNTDQLSVIGVSDVAIDPSNNQILYLATGDGDASDTYSAGVLKSTDGGATWNTTGLNWPVSNGYTINRLLINPSNPSIIYAGGSKGIYRSSNGGGSWTQVTATPVKSMEFQPGNPTIIYGCDKSFVRSTNNGLTFTGITSGLPSSGAVVRMSLAVSPANANYVYVVAADITNNGFYGMYRSTNGGTTFTTQDANSTPNLLGFNYDGSDMGGQGWYTLSIAVSPTNANEVAVGGVNIWQSTDGGVNWNLNADWTGTGAPYVHADIHNLNFLNGTTLFTGCDGGVFQTPDDGNTWNDIGNNLQIGEMYGLGMSATNAGTIISGWQDNGTNFLSGGSWGETLGGDGMKCFIDWSNDNNMFGEQYNGSLNKTTNGGASWQGLNIPTSETGAWVTPWWQDPNTSNTIYVGYVNMWKSTNLGNSWSQMGTVPGSDNVVQFAIAPSNSQVLYVVKQSGVYKTINGGTSWTTITLGLPAGAAAMTYVSISPTSANKAWVTFSGYSAGNKVFMTNDGGATWTNLSNGLPNLPVNCVVYQNGSPDGVYVGTDVGVYYKDSTLASFQPYFTGLPNVKVDQLAIYYPTSKLRAATYGRGIWENNLYNPLALPTAAFTQSATTSCAGNTVNFTDQSSPNPTSWTWQFSGGTPPTSLLQNPSVVYNTAGTYNVFLKVSNSNGADSITKNSVITINPDPAVPSITQAGNILTCTSTGLSYQWYYNGHILNGAVNQTYTFTTNGHYTVIVTNPFGCSATSPADTVIDAGIQENITQNSFSVFPNPNNGNFTLHFTVNKMSDYTIEIHNVVGQIVYKENLGNFLGTYSKQINLAGFGKGIYMLSLRNSNNQGAKKIIVY; encoded by the coding sequence ATGAAAAATAAAATTACTTTATCCGTAACTGCATCTTTATTGATTGGGAGTGCCTTGATGGCACAACAAAATAACTGGGTTCAGAAAATGCATGATCCTTCCGTTAATTTTTATGAAACCCAAAAGGCATTTTCGAATTGGAATATGCAAGAATCGGAAAAAACAGCTAATAAGTCTGCTTCCAAATCAAAAATGTTGAAAGAGCAAAACGATGGCGAAGGAGCAGAAGGAGAAAATGAGAGACCAGGTTACGAAGTTTATAAAACATGGGAATATTTTATGGCTCCAAGGGTTTATCCTTCTGGAGATATTACCTTGCCTTCCACCAACATGGAACGATTTAAAGAATATTTATCTCACCGAAGTGCCAAAAAAACACCTGCTGCTTTTGCAAGTTCTTGGACATTTTTAGGACCTACTCAAGAACCCGCTAATGGCGGTGTTGGGAGAGTGAATGTAGTGCGTTTTGATCCTACTAACACAAGTATTATATACATTGGTGCTCCTGTGGGTGGTTTGTGGAAATCAACAGACGCTGGGAGTACCTGGACTGAAGTAAACACGGATCAATTATCTGTCATCGGAGTATCCGATGTCGCTATTGACCCAAGCAATAACCAAATATTATATCTTGCTACTGGAGATGGCGATGCAAGCGATACGTACAGCGCAGGAGTTTTAAAATCAACTGATGGTGGAGCTACTTGGAATACAACTGGATTGAATTGGCCCGTAAGCAATGGATATACTATTAATCGATTGTTGATCAATCCGAGTAATCCAAGTATTATTTATGCAGGAGGAAGTAAAGGTATTTATCGAAGTTCAAACGGAGGAGGAAGCTGGACACAAGTTACCGCCACTCCTGTAAAATCAATGGAATTTCAACCAGGAAATCCAACGATCATTTACGGCTGCGACAAGTCATTTGTTCGTTCGACCAATAACGGACTCACATTTACGGGGATTACATCTGGCTTGCCTTCCTCTGGTGCTGTGGTTCGAATGTCTTTGGCAGTATCTCCCGCTAATGCTAATTATGTATATGTGGTAGCTGCTGATATTACGAATAATGGGTTTTACGGAATGTATCGCTCTACTAATGGCGGTACTACTTTTACGACACAAGATGCAAATTCAACGCCTAATTTACTCGGCTTTAATTATGATGGAAGCGACATGGGAGGGCAAGGATGGTATACCCTTTCAATCGCGGTATCGCCAACAAATGCGAATGAAGTAGCAGTAGGAGGCGTAAATATTTGGCAATCTACAGATGGTGGGGTAAATTGGAATTTGAATGCTGATTGGACAGGAACCGGCGCTCCTTACGTTCATGCAGATATTCACAATCTCAACTTTCTGAATGGCACAACGCTTTTTACAGGTTGTGATGGAGGCGTATTTCAAACTCCAGATGATGGAAACACATGGAATGATATTGGTAATAATTTGCAAATAGGAGAAATGTACGGACTTGGAATGTCTGCTACTAATGCTGGAACTATTATCAGTGGCTGGCAAGATAATGGGACGAATTTTTTAAGCGGAGGCTCTTGGGGAGAAACCTTGGGAGGAGATGGAATGAAATGTTTTATTGATTGGTCCAATGACAACAACATGTTTGGAGAACAATACAACGGAAGTTTAAATAAAACAACCAATGGTGGTGCTTCTTGGCAAGGATTAAACATCCCTACCAGCGAAACAGGGGCTTGGGTTACGCCTTGGTGGCAAGATCCAAACACATCTAATACGATTTATGTGGGATATGTCAATATGTGGAAATCTACGAACTTAGGGAACAGTTGGTCGCAAATGGGTACAGTTCCAGGAAGCGACAATGTGGTACAATTTGCCATTGCCCCTTCTAATTCGCAAGTGTTATACGTTGTGAAACAATCCGGAGTTTACAAAACAATCAACGGTGGAACAAGCTGGACAACTATTACATTAGGCTTACCTGCAGGAGCAGCAGCAATGACGTATGTTTCTATTTCTCCAACCAGCGCAAACAAAGCATGGGTAACTTTTTCAGGATATTCAGCTGGAAATAAAGTTTTCATGACAAATGATGGCGGAGCTACTTGGACCAATCTTTCCAATGGATTGCCTAATTTACCTGTAAACTGTGTGGTCTATCAAAACGGATCTCCTGATGGTGTTTATGTAGGAACCGATGTTGGTGTTTATTACAAAGACAGCACTCTTGCTTCTTTTCAGCCTTATTTTACAGGCTTGCCAAATGTAAAAGTGGATCAATTAGCCATTTATTATCCAACTTCTAAACTCAGAGCAGCCACATACGGAAGAGGAATTTGGGAAAATAATTTATACAATCCTTTAGCCTTACCAACGGCTGCTTTTACACAAAGTGCCACAACAAGTTGTGCAGGAAACACGGTTAATTTTACAGATCAATCATCTCCAAATCCTACTTCATGGACTTGGCAATTTTCAGGAGGAACACCTCCAACATCGCTTCTGCAAAATCCTTCGGTGGTATATAATACCGCTGGAACATACAATGTTTTTTTGAAAGTATCCAATAGCAATGGCGCTGATTCTATCACAAAAAACAGTGTTATTACAATTAATCCAGATCCTGCCGTGCCAAGTATCACACAAGCTGGAAATATCCTTACTTGTACAAGTACAGGTTTAAGTTATCAATGGTATTATAATGGTCACATTTTAAACGGCGCAGTAAATCAAACCTATACGTTTACAACAAATGGTCATTATACAGTTATTGTTACCAATCCTTTCGGATGCTCGGCTACATCACCTGCCGATACCGTTATTGATGCCGGAATACAAGAAAACATTACTCAAAATTCATTCTCCGTTTTCCCAAATCCGAATAACGGAAATTTTACGCTTCACTTTACAGTGAATAAAATGAGTGATTATACAATTGAAATTCACAACGTTGTAGGACAAATTGTTTACAAAGAAAATCTTGGAAATTTTCTCGGAACGTATTCCAAACAAATTAATTTAGCAGGTTTCGGAAAAGGCATTTACATGCTTTCGCTTCGTAATTCAAATAATCAGGGCGCTAAAAAGATAATTGTCTATTGA
- a CDS encoding aspartyl/asparaginyl beta-hydroxylase domain-containing protein has translation MDKIFYPFFDGISENDKTFYDVSDFPWVKDVEASWHIIKNEVLAYMQDPQNLHPYFANDLMNAPEKWKTFGLYAWGICVSKKNCAACPETLKILRKIPNIISVGVSVMEPHAEIKPHFGDTNAIMRCHLGLVVPTSLPDIGFHVGYEDRSWEEGKLLMFNDAAYHRAWNNTSERRVIILFDVMRPEFAAKKRAVCANVLGILSWQFITLKIRILRMLPKIIQKPFWWMLSKLILFYFSLLKRSSTLL, from the coding sequence ATGGATAAAATTTTTTACCCGTTTTTCGACGGAATTTCTGAAAATGACAAAACATTTTACGATGTGTCGGATTTTCCTTGGGTGAAAGACGTAGAAGCTTCATGGCACATTATAAAAAACGAGGTATTGGCATACATGCAAGATCCTCAAAATTTACATCCTTATTTTGCCAATGATTTGATGAATGCGCCCGAAAAATGGAAAACATTTGGTTTGTATGCTTGGGGAATTTGTGTGTCGAAAAAAAATTGTGCCGCTTGTCCGGAAACACTAAAAATTTTACGAAAAATTCCAAATATTATTTCTGTTGGCGTAAGTGTAATGGAGCCACATGCAGAAATAAAGCCCCATTTTGGAGATACGAACGCAATTATGCGTTGCCATTTGGGATTGGTTGTTCCGACTTCCTTGCCCGATATTGGATTTCATGTAGGATACGAGGATAGAAGTTGGGAAGAGGGAAAATTATTGATGTTTAACGATGCTGCCTATCACCGCGCTTGGAACAATACTTCTGAGCGAAGAGTAATTATTTTATTTGACGTTATGCGACCAGAATTTGCAGCTAAAAAGCGCGCTGTTTGTGCCAACGTTTTAGGTATTTTATCCTGGCAATTTATCACATTAAAAATTCGTATTTTACGAATGCTTCCAAAAATAATTCAAAAACCTTTTTGGTGGATGTTGAGCAAATTGATTTTGTTTTATTTCTCTTTGTTGAAACGCTCTTCCACTTTGCTCTAA
- a CDS encoding alpha/beta fold hydrolase: MKLFFRKYGQGQPIIILHGLFGASDNWQTLGKKLAENYEVYLVDLRNHGHSPQSEIWNYEVMSADLLELINDEKIQNPIVIGHSMGGKAAMYFALQHPDKVKKLVVIDISPKFYAVHHQQILDALQAVDLEKMTSRKQAEEIISKFISDVSTKQFLLKNLYWREDAPDKLAWRFNLNVIAKNINEVGMETPLPKKPLENLSTLFIRGEKSHYISESDFELVKKYFFDVEIKTISGAGHWIHADQPQQSYDVLIAFFTA; encoded by the coding sequence ATGAAATTATTTTTCAGAAAATATGGTCAAGGACAACCAATTATTATTCTTCACGGACTTTTCGGAGCATCGGATAATTGGCAAACGTTGGGAAAAAAATTGGCAGAAAATTACGAAGTGTATTTGGTGGATTTACGCAATCACGGACATTCTCCGCAAAGTGAAATTTGGAATTACGAAGTAATGAGTGCTGATTTATTGGAATTAATAAACGATGAAAAAATCCAAAATCCCATTGTAATTGGGCATTCTATGGGCGGAAAAGCAGCGATGTATTTTGCTTTGCAACATCCTGACAAAGTAAAAAAATTAGTGGTGATTGATATTTCACCGAAATTTTATGCGGTGCATCACCAACAAATTTTAGACGCATTACAAGCCGTTGATTTAGAAAAAATGACTTCGCGCAAGCAAGCCGAAGAAATTATTTCGAAATTTATTTCCGATGTTTCCACGAAACAATTTTTATTAAAAAACCTTTATTGGCGTGAAGATGCGCCTGATAAATTAGCTTGGCGTTTTAATTTGAATGTGATTGCGAAAAATATAAATGAAGTGGGAATGGAAACTCCTTTGCCGAAAAAACCTTTGGAAAATTTATCGACACTTTTTATTCGCGGCGAAAAATCACATTACATTTCGGAGAGTGATTTTGAGCTTGTGAAAAAATATTTTTTCGACGTTGAAATTAAAACAATTTCTGGTGCAGGACATTGGATTCATGCGGATCAACCGCAACAATCATACGATGTGTTAATAGCATTTTTTACTGCTTGA
- a CDS encoding pyridoxine 5'-phosphate synthase: protein MTKLSVNINKIATLRNARGGNIPDVLKAAVDCERFGAEGITVHPRPDERHIRYSDALALKPLLKTEFNIEGYPTKKFMELVLKIKPAQVTLVPDPPEAITSNAGWNIQKNKIFLKEIIGELKKNKIRTSIFVDTDLKNLEKVPETLADRIELYTEAYAKNYFSDKKKAVRPYADAAKLAHQLKLGINAGHDLSLENLKYFAQNIPHLAEVSIGHALIADALYFGLENTIPLYLRLLK from the coding sequence ATGACAAAACTGAGTGTAAACATAAATAAAATTGCTACGCTTCGCAATGCGCGCGGAGGAAACATTCCGGATGTATTAAAAGCGGCGGTAGACTGCGAACGTTTTGGTGCGGAAGGAATTACGGTGCATCCACGTCCAGACGAGCGCCACATCCGTTACAGCGACGCTTTGGCATTGAAACCTTTGTTGAAAACGGAATTTAATATTGAAGGGTATCCTACCAAAAAATTTATGGAATTGGTGTTGAAAATAAAACCCGCGCAAGTAACCTTGGTGCCGGATCCGCCCGAAGCCATTACATCTAACGCAGGTTGGAACATTCAAAAAAATAAAATTTTTCTGAAAGAAATTATTGGAGAACTGAAAAAAAATAAAATTCGCACTTCTATTTTTGTCGATACAGATTTGAAAAATTTGGAAAAGGTGCCTGAAACATTGGCTGACAGAATAGAATTGTACACAGAAGCATACGCTAAAAATTATTTTTCGGACAAGAAAAAAGCCGTAAGACCCTACGCAGATGCGGCAAAATTAGCACATCAATTAAAACTCGGAATAAATGCCGGACACGATTTGAGCTTGGAAAATTTAAAATATTTCGCACAAAACATTCCGCATTTAGCGGAAGTTTCCATCGGTCATGCGCTGATTGCAGACGCTTTGTATTTCGGATTGGAAAATACGATTCCGCTTTATTTGCGACTTTTAAAATAA
- a CDS encoding CBS domain-containing protein, which translates to MLAKDLITDEVPPLKLTDTGLKALGWMDELKVSHLPIINKNELIGLISETDILDLNAPDEQFGKQKLSLIRPFVYGHLHIYDVIKTIAMMHVSLIPVLDTDEHYLGLITQKKLIQSVAEITDAGEPGGIVVLELNVNDYSMTHIAQMVEGNNAKILSSYVTTHKDSTKLDLTLKINKQDLSAILQTFTRYNYRIKASFHQSGLLEDTKDRFDSFMNYINI; encoded by the coding sequence ATGCTGGCGAAAGATCTCATAACGGACGAAGTTCCTCCTTTAAAATTAACAGATACTGGTCTGAAAGCCTTGGGCTGGATGGACGAGTTAAAAGTATCGCATTTGCCGATTATCAATAAAAACGAATTAATTGGTTTGATTTCCGAAACCGATATTTTGGATTTAAACGCTCCTGATGAGCAATTTGGGAAACAAAAATTATCGCTGATTCGTCCGTTTGTGTACGGACATTTGCATATTTACGATGTAATTAAAACAATCGCAATGATGCACGTTTCCTTAATTCCCGTGCTGGATACGGACGAGCATTACCTCGGACTCATTACGCAAAAAAAATTAATACAAAGCGTTGCGGAAATTACCGATGCTGGCGAACCCGGAGGAATTGTAGTGCTGGAGCTGAATGTAAACGATTATTCGATGACGCACATTGCGCAAATGGTGGAAGGAAACAACGCAAAAATTTTGAGTAGTTACGTTACCACACACAAAGATTCCACGAAATTAGACCTAACCTTAAAAATTAATAAACAAGATTTATCGGCGATTTTACAAACGTTTACGCGATATAATTATAGAATAAAAGCATCTTTTCATCAAAGCGGATTGTTGGAAGACACGAAAGATCGCTTCGATTCATTTATGAATTATATCAACATATAA
- a CDS encoding POTRA domain-containing protein, with protein MQKYVVINAIYIVGNKVTKRSVVTRELNFSEGDTLSEKIIFQTLNNAKENLLNTSLFNFVTIDTSRESENKIDITITLAERWYTWPEPILSVDATNFNTWWLTKDLSKINYGINLLRYNFLGLNQTIGIRIQDGYDQQLGIFYSIPYINKKQNSGLGFAVVYARNHEIDYATKNNVLEYYNDLNGYARTNLYERINYSNRQGIYNRYFAELRYNKCSIADSLQTLATNYFSENTSSMNFFSAYAAFTCDHRDSKPYPLKGYYLGIGITKLGLGILQNTNLDVLFVEASARKYWKLSNRFYFASELKGKISDNNAQPYYVERALGYNDYVRGYEYYVINGQNFGLMKNELRYEIIKPRVQKIKFLKWEKFNKPYYALYASIFSDIAYVQDNENFLYNNLANSWIYGSGVGLDLTTYYDGVFRIEYSVNRQMQSGFFLHFTAPL; from the coding sequence GTGCAAAAGTACGTCGTAATAAATGCGATTTATATTGTTGGAAATAAAGTAACAAAACGATCTGTCGTAACGCGCGAACTCAATTTTTCTGAAGGCGATACGCTCTCCGAGAAAATAATTTTTCAAACACTAAATAATGCGAAAGAAAATTTATTGAATACGTCGCTTTTTAATTTTGTAACGATTGATACATCTCGCGAAAGCGAAAACAAAATCGACATCACTATAACTTTAGCGGAACGCTGGTACACTTGGCCAGAGCCGATTTTGAGCGTAGATGCAACTAATTTTAATACCTGGTGGCTCACCAAAGATTTATCCAAAATAAATTACGGGATAAATTTATTGCGTTATAATTTTCTCGGATTAAATCAAACTATCGGCATTCGAATTCAGGATGGTTACGATCAACAATTGGGCATTTTTTATTCCATTCCGTACATCAATAAAAAGCAAAATAGTGGACTCGGTTTCGCCGTGGTATATGCGCGAAATCACGAAATTGATTATGCCACAAAAAATAATGTGCTCGAATATTACAACGATTTAAACGGTTATGCGCGCACCAATTTGTACGAACGTATCAATTATTCGAATCGGCAAGGAATTTACAATCGTTATTTTGCGGAGTTGCGTTACAACAAATGTTCGATTGCAGATAGCTTGCAAACATTGGCAACTAATTATTTTAGTGAGAACACTTCGAGCATGAATTTTTTTTCCGCGTACGCTGCTTTTACGTGTGATCACCGCGATTCTAAACCGTATCCGCTCAAAGGATATTATTTGGGAATCGGCATTACAAAATTAGGTTTGGGTATTTTACAAAACACTAATTTAGATGTACTTTTTGTGGAAGCATCCGCTAGAAAATATTGGAAATTGAGTAATCGTTTTTATTTTGCATCGGAATTGAAAGGAAAAATTTCGGACAACAATGCGCAACCGTATTATGTGGAACGCGCGCTTGGATACAACGATTACGTAAGAGGATATGAATATTATGTAATTAACGGACAAAATTTTGGATTGATGAAAAATGAATTGCGTTATGAAATTATCAAACCGAGGGTTCAAAAAATTAAATTTTTGAAGTGGGAAAAATTCAATAAACCGTATTACGCATTGTACGCAAGTATTTTTTCGGACATTGCGTATGTGCAAGACAATGAAAATTTTTTATACAATAATTTAGCAAATTCTTGGATTTACGGAAGCGGCGTCGGGCTTGATTTAACAACGTATTACGACGGTGTTTTTCGAATCGAATATTCAGTAAACAGACAAATGCAAAGCGGATTCTTTCTGCATTTTACAGCACCTTTATAA
- a CDS encoding NAD kinase: MKIAIYGRSSKQNLSEKVNDLLQTLQQHQAEIIVFEPFLHFLQKNNFLKVKTETFKTHADIAHSVDYLLSIGGDGTLLETIAFVKNSGIPILGINTGRLGFLANVAKEEIKSAIEALYNKQFTLDKRALLRLETESNLFGDMNYALNEFTVLKKDSSAMMTIHSYIDDEFLNSYWADGLIVSTPTGSTAYSLSCGGPIVMPDSENFIITPIAPHNLNVRPVILPDTHSLKLRVEGRSPHYLVSLDSRTAVIDASIEMTLKKENFKLNLIKFNHQNFLNTIRTKLMWGIDSRN, translated from the coding sequence ATGAAAATAGCCATTTACGGACGATCCTCCAAACAAAATCTTTCTGAAAAAGTAAATGATTTATTGCAAACCTTGCAACAACATCAGGCGGAAATCATTGTGTTTGAACCTTTTCTGCACTTTCTTCAAAAAAATAATTTTTTGAAAGTAAAAACGGAAACCTTTAAAACCCACGCCGACATTGCGCACAGCGTAGATTATTTATTGAGCATTGGCGGTGACGGAACACTTTTGGAAACGATTGCATTTGTAAAAAATTCTGGAATTCCCATTTTGGGAATTAATACAGGCAGGCTGGGATTCCTTGCCAATGTGGCGAAAGAAGAAATTAAATCTGCTATCGAAGCGCTTTACAACAAACAATTTACATTGGATAAACGCGCGCTTTTGCGCTTGGAAACAGAATCGAATTTATTTGGCGACATGAATTATGCGCTGAACGAATTTACAGTGTTGAAAAAAGATTCTTCCGCAATGATGACCATTCATTCGTACATCGACGATGAATTTTTAAATTCCTATTGGGCGGATGGATTAATTGTTTCTACGCCCACCGGTTCTACCGCGTATTCATTGAGTTGTGGCGGCCCGATTGTTATGCCCGATTCTGAAAATTTTATTATTACGCCCATTGCGCCACACAATTTGAACGTTCGTCCAGTAATTCTTCCGGATACGCACAGCTTGAAATTGCGCGTGGAAGGCCGAAGTCCGCATTACCTTGTTTCGTTGGATTCGCGCACTGCCGTGATTGATGCCTCGATTGAAATGACCTTGAAAAAAGAAAATTTCAAATTAAATTTAATCAAATTCAATCATCAAAATTTTCTGAATACGATTCGTACCAAACTGATGTGGGGAATTGATAGTAGAAATTAA
- a CDS encoding STM3941 family protein produces MDKIEIQLSKQKLFLMLIGCLIFVGLGVWIISKAINPPAEGTFFFRNPMILWTAGISGILFFGMIFFFIVKKLGDNSPGLIISPEGILDNASGVSAGFIPWADINEIREPKVSNQKFLNIIVKNPQNYIDNQQNRFRKKVMQLNYNSYGTVISISAIALKYKYADLKSLLETELKKHKP; encoded by the coding sequence ATGGATAAAATTGAAATTCAACTCAGCAAACAAAAACTTTTTTTAATGCTAATCGGTTGCCTTATTTTTGTTGGACTTGGCGTATGGATTATATCCAAAGCCATCAATCCACCGGCAGAAGGAACTTTTTTTTTTAGGAATCCAATGATTTTGTGGACAGCCGGAATTTCTGGAATATTATTTTTTGGAATGATTTTTTTCTTTATTGTAAAAAAATTGGGAGATAATTCCCCTGGACTTATAATTTCTCCAGAAGGGATTTTAGACAACGCAAGTGGAGTAAGTGCGGGCTTTATTCCTTGGGCAGATATTAATGAAATTAGAGAACCAAAAGTATCGAACCAAAAATTCTTAAATATAATTGTTAAAAATCCACAAAATTATATTGATAACCAACAAAATAGGTTTAGAAAAAAGGTAATGCAATTAAATTACAATTCTTACGGAACGGTAATTTCTATTTCTGCCATCGCACTCAAATATAAATATGCGGATTTGAAAAGTCTTTTAGAAACGGAACTTAAAAAACATAAACCTTAA
- the dnaG gene encoding DNA primase — protein MIKKETIEQIIDTARIEEVVGDFVTLKKRGANLLGLCPFHNEKTPSFTVSPAKGIYKCFGCGKAGNSVNFMMEHEQLSYPEALRTLANKYHIVIDEEQPSAEQQIENNNRESLYIVSSFAQKLFTENLHQTDEGKSVGLSYFRERGFTKETIEKFQLGYCLDEWRGFTDPALAAGYKLEYLVQTGLTISSANEKIFDRFAGRVMFPIHNVSGKVIAFGGRVLKKDEKTAKYINSPESDIYHKSQVLYGIFYARKSIAAMDSCFLVEGYTDVISMYQAGIENVVASSGTSLTVEQIRLVRRYTKNITILYDGDAAGIKASFRGIDLVLEEGMNVKVLLFPNGEDPDSFSKKVSSEEYKKFIAENATDFIAFKTKLLFSEAKKDPIKKAALIKEIIDSIAIIPEAITRSLYVRECSVIMEIEEQILLNELNKVFRKKVFQKQKDEDSIQSQEEAQYFENSEAETIDFSANSCEHQEFELIRILILHGGKEINIDTKDEEGQDIAVPSSVFEIIRQQLESDVISFDNPLYQKIFFEFVKKEEVEKMLPSTNFFTQHFDEEIQKLAIDILSNPYHLSENWEKKGIFVNTEEMLLAKSVWSAIYSLKGKKIEKMLSENNQLMKEEKSDEKIFELLSQRIQLNEAKKLFNALLGRIIIK, from the coding sequence TTGATTAAAAAAGAAACCATAGAGCAAATTATTGATACGGCGCGCATCGAAGAAGTGGTGGGCGACTTTGTTACGCTGAAAAAACGCGGCGCTAATTTGTTAGGTTTATGCCCTTTTCACAACGAGAAAACGCCTTCGTTTACGGTTTCTCCTGCTAAAGGAATTTACAAATGTTTCGGTTGCGGAAAAGCTGGAAATTCTGTTAATTTTATGATGGAGCACGAGCAACTTTCGTATCCGGAAGCCTTGCGAACATTGGCGAATAAATATCACATTGTTATTGACGAAGAGCAGCCGAGTGCGGAGCAGCAAATCGAAAATAATAATCGCGAAAGTTTATACATCGTTTCTTCGTTTGCACAAAAATTATTTACTGAAAATTTGCATCAGACCGACGAAGGGAAATCGGTTGGATTAAGTTATTTTAGAGAACGTGGTTTTACAAAAGAAACCATCGAAAAATTTCAGTTGGGTTATTGTTTGGATGAATGGCGCGGATTTACGGACCCTGCATTGGCAGCGGGATATAAGTTAGAATATTTGGTGCAAACGGGATTGACGATTTCATCTGCCAACGAAAAAATATTCGATCGTTTTGCCGGGCGCGTGATGTTTCCGATTCACAATGTGAGCGGAAAAGTGATTGCTTTTGGCGGACGCGTTTTGAAAAAAGACGAGAAAACAGCGAAATATATTAATTCGCCCGAATCGGATATTTATCATAAAAGTCAGGTATTGTACGGCATATTTTATGCACGAAAAAGTATTGCTGCAATGGATTCTTGTTTTTTGGTAGAAGGGTATACCGATGTGATTTCGATGTACCAAGCAGGAATTGAAAATGTAGTGGCTTCTTCTGGAACATCGCTCACAGTGGAGCAAATTCGTCTTGTTCGACGATACACCAAAAACATTACGATTTTATATGACGGTGATGCGGCGGGTATCAAAGCGAGTTTTCGCGGAATTGATTTGGTGTTGGAAGAAGGGATGAACGTGAAAGTGCTTTTGTTTCCTAACGGAGAAGATCCCGATTCGTTTTCGAAAAAAGTTTCTTCCGAAGAATATAAAAAATTTATCGCGGAAAACGCAACTGATTTTATCGCTTTCAAAACAAAACTTTTATTTAGTGAAGCAAAAAAAGATCCCATTAAAAAAGCTGCTTTGATAAAAGAAATTATCGACAGCATTGCCATTATTCCCGAAGCAATTACGCGCTCTTTGTATGTGAGAGAATGTAGTGTTATCATGGAAATTGAAGAACAAATTTTGCTGAACGAATTAAATAAAGTGTTCCGAAAAAAAGTTTTTCAAAAGCAAAAAGATGAAGACTCTATTCAGTCGCAAGAAGAAGCGCAATACTTTGAAAACAGCGAAGCGGAAACGATTGATTTTTCCGCGAATAGTTGCGAACATCAAGAATTTGAATTAATCCGAATATTGATTTTGCATGGAGGTAAAGAAATTAATATAGACACGAAAGATGAGGAAGGACAAGATATAGCGGTTCCTTCAAGTGTTTTCGAAATCATCCGACAGCAGTTGGAAAGCGATGTAATTTCATTTGATAATCCGCTGTATCAAAAAATATTTTTTGAATTTGTAAAAAAAGAGGAGGTCGAAAAAATGCTTCCTTCAACTAATTTTTTCACGCAACACTTCGATGAAGAAATTCAAAAGCTCGCCATTGATATTTTAAGTAATCCATATCATCTCAGTGAAAATTGGGAGAAAAAAGGCATTTTTGTAAACACAGAAGAAATGCTATTGGCGAAATCGGTTTGGAGCGCTATTTATTCGCTGAAAGGAAAAAAAATCGAGAAAATGCTTTCGGAAAATAACCAGTTAATGAAAGAAGAAAAATCCGACGAAAAAATTTTTGAGTTGCTTTCTCAGCGTATCCAACTGAACGAAGCAAAAAAATTATTCAACGCTTTGCTGGGAAGAATCATCATTAAATAA